From one Phycisphaerae bacterium genomic stretch:
- a CDS encoding glycerate kinase: protein MKILIAPDKFKHALDAAGVAAAIADGVRAARPDAEIVSCPLGDGGEGTGRVLAKVLGATECAADVLDPLGREHTARWWQAELDTALVEMAEASGLALLTPAERNALRTTSFGTGQVLRAALAAGCTRVLLCVGGSATVDGGAGCLQALGWKFFDHAGAVLNVPITGGMLATIGSVRPPAAPAANIEILCDVDNPLLGPRGAAAVFGPQKGASPAAVAELERGLAHWAALLARLSGADVHARPGMGAAGGLPFGLASACGAQLCRGFDEVARRVELINRLRGCDLCLTGEGRIDEQTVGGKVVAGVARLAAKECVPTIALVGAARLKPRQTLADLARAVGVRQIVCITPPGTPEDAALAATAENLRRAVSAVLATSL, encoded by the coding sequence GTGAAGATCCTGATCGCGCCGGACAAGTTCAAGCATGCCCTGGACGCCGCGGGCGTCGCGGCCGCAATCGCTGACGGCGTGCGTGCCGCGCGCCCGGACGCGGAGATCGTCAGCTGTCCGCTGGGCGACGGCGGCGAGGGCACCGGGCGTGTGCTGGCCAAAGTCTTGGGGGCCACGGAGTGCGCGGCGGACGTGCTTGATCCACTTGGCCGCGAGCACACGGCGCGCTGGTGGCAGGCGGAGCTGGACACGGCCCTCGTTGAAATGGCCGAGGCGTCGGGGCTGGCCCTGCTGACGCCCGCGGAGCGTAACGCGCTGCGGACGACGAGCTTTGGCACCGGGCAAGTGCTGCGCGCGGCCCTGGCGGCCGGCTGCACGCGCGTGCTGCTTTGTGTCGGCGGATCGGCCACGGTGGACGGTGGGGCGGGTTGTCTGCAGGCCCTGGGCTGGAAGTTCTTCGATCACGCCGGCGCGGTGCTCAACGTGCCGATCACGGGCGGCATGCTGGCGACGATTGGCAGCGTGCGACCACCGGCGGCGCCGGCGGCGAACATCGAAATCCTCTGCGATGTCGACAATCCGCTGCTGGGGCCACGCGGGGCGGCGGCCGTGTTCGGCCCGCAAAAAGGCGCGTCGCCCGCCGCTGTGGCGGAACTGGAGCGCGGCCTTGCTCACTGGGCGGCGTTGCTGGCGCGGCTGAGCGGCGCGGATGTGCACGCGCGCCCGGGCATGGGGGCGGCGGGGGGGTTGCCGTTCGGGCTGGCGAGCGCGTGCGGCGCGCAGTTGTGCCGGGGTTTCGACGAGGTCGCCCGGAGGGTGGAACTGATCAACCGGTTGCGGGGCTGCGACCTGTGCCTGACCGGTGAGGGGCGGATCGACGAGCAAACGGTGGGCGGCAAGGTCGTCGCAGGGGTGGCGCGCCTCGCCGCCAAGGAATGTGTTCCCACCATCGCACTGGTCGGCGCGGCCCGCCTGAAGCCGCGACAAACGCTGGCCGACCTCGCCCGGGCGGTTGGCGTGCGGCAGATCGTGTGCATCACGCCGCCGGGCACGCCGGAGGACGCCGCGCTCGCTGCGACCGCTGAGAACCTCCGCCGCGCCGTTAGCGCAGTCTTGGCGACCTCGCTATGA
- a CDS encoding PhzF family phenazine biosynthesis protein — protein MPPTLRFWLVDAFAEQPFRGNPAGVVFDADELAEDQMRRIAAEVHASETAFLSRANDLHRPTRIRWFTPTEEVGFCGHATLAAAHALHESGCLGGLLTRSDAALVLDSAAGALRLQVESLPAPHDVFVWWLQVPDPVLKPDHTNPLRTCELLGITVDDLDATLPAMRTRDDDVIYMVRSWQTLAELQPRYDELAAWCRRCHIRGICVATTATLSPAVSVHSRFFAPAVGVNEDPVTGSVHGPLAVFLVVNGVVGSVAGRAALFCAQGRPGDRSGLVRALVEATPHGYRVQIGGQCFTTVSGEMRVPDL, from the coding sequence ATGCCACCGACCCTGCGTTTCTGGCTCGTGGATGCGTTTGCCGAGCAGCCCTTCCGCGGCAACCCGGCCGGGGTCGTGTTTGATGCGGACGAGTTGGCCGAGGATCAGATGCGCCGCATCGCCGCCGAGGTGCATGCCAGCGAGACCGCCTTCCTCAGCCGGGCCAACGACCTGCACCGTCCGACGCGGATCCGCTGGTTCACGCCCACGGAGGAGGTTGGTTTCTGTGGGCACGCGACGCTGGCCGCCGCGCACGCGCTGCACGAGAGCGGCTGCCTGGGTGGACTGCTGACCCGGTCGGACGCGGCGCTGGTGCTCGACAGCGCGGCCGGCGCGCTGCGCCTGCAGGTCGAGTCGCTGCCCGCGCCGCACGATGTGTTCGTGTGGTGGCTGCAAGTGCCGGACCCCGTCCTGAAGCCGGATCACACCAACCCGCTGCGTACGTGCGAACTGCTGGGGATCACCGTGGACGACCTGGACGCCACGTTACCAGCGATGCGCACGCGCGACGACGACGTGATCTACATGGTCCGGAGCTGGCAGACGCTGGCCGAGCTGCAGCCGCGCTACGACGAGCTGGCGGCGTGGTGCCGACGCTGTCACATCCGCGGCATTTGCGTCGCCACGACCGCGACGTTGTCGCCGGCCGTCAGCGTGCATTCGCGCTTCTTCGCGCCCGCCGTCGGCGTGAACGAGGATCCGGTGACGGGCAGCGTGCACGGCCCGCTCGCCGTATTTCTCGTAGTCAACGGCGTCGTCGGCAGCGTGGCGGGGCGCGCGGCGCTGTTCTGCGCGCAGGGCCGGCCGGGCGATCGCAGCGGGCTGGTCCGGGCGCTGGTCGAGGCGACGCCGCACGGGTATCGCGTACAGATCGGCGGTCAGTGTTTCACGACGGTCAGCGGGGAGATGCGCGTACCCGACCTGTAG